GAAACAGCGAATTGTTGCTCCGCAAACCGAGACGGAACTCAAGTCGCTTCTTCACGTGGGCGCGTCGTCGCTTCCGCTGGTCAGTGCGCATCGTGGCGGACCCAACATCGGTTTTCCGGAAAACTGCATCGCGACGTTTGAACATACGATTGCCGCGGGATTTTCCATGCTCGAAGTCGATCCGCGTCGAACGGTTGACGACAACTTCGTGCTGTTTCACGACTCCGCGTTGCCACGAACTTCAAACGCGACCGGGAATCTCAACCAAGTTACTCTCGAAGCGTTACAGAGCGTCAAGCTGAAGGACGATCGCGGAAATTTGACGCAGCACACCATTCCAACGCTCGACGAAGCGATTGCTTGGGCGAAAGGAAAATGTGTCTTAGTCCTTGATACAAAAGATGTGTCGATCGCCGAGCGGCTCTCTGCCATTGAAAAGCAAAATGCAGAAGGTTGGGTGATGATCATTGCCTACACGATTGCAAGTGCGAAAGAATGCTACGCGGCAAACCCAGATGTGATGATGGAGATTGGCGTGACATCAAAGAAAAAGTTTGACGAACTTGATGCGTCCGGCATACCTTGGTCCAACGTGGTCGCGTTCGTAGGGCATGACTCGCCAGTCGACACACAATTGATCGCTGCAATTCACGACAAGGGGGCGTGCTGCATGGCCGGAACTTCCCGCAACCTCGATCGAGAGTTGCTGCACGCCACCGATCAAAACCGTGCACAAATCGAACAACAGTATCGAGACCTGTTGAAAATTGGGGTCGACATTATCGAGACCGACCTGCCGATTGCCGTCATGCAAATCATTCAGAAGTAAGCCAGTTCACCTTCAATGAAAAGACATCTTATGTTCAAACCATCCGCGCTGATCGCATTGCTTCTATGCTTGACGGCTGTAAACATCCAAGCCAAACCGCCAAACATTATCTTCATACTTAGCGATGATGTCGCTCAAGGTGATCTTGGTTGCTATGGACAATCGCTGATTCAGACTCCCAATCTTGATCGGATGGCAGCCGAGGGAACTCGGTATCTGCAAGCTTATTGCGGCACCACAGTCTGTGCCCCGAGTCGAGCGTCGTTGATTACGGGTCAGCACTGCGGTCACTGTCCGATTCGTGGCAATTATGAGGTCCCGCCGGAAGGTCAGTTGCCGCTTCCAGCCGAGACCGAAACGGTCGCAGAAGTGCTCAAGCCCGCCGGCTATGCAA
The DNA window shown above is from Rubripirellula reticaptiva and carries:
- a CDS encoding glycerophosphodiester phosphodiesterase family protein; translation: MFYLSTLLLLLLSVATLQAQEQSPTPQATKQRIVAPQTETELKSLLHVGASSLPLVSAHRGGPNIGFPENCIATFEHTIAAGFSMLEVDPRRTVDDNFVLFHDSALPRTSNATGNLNQVTLEALQSVKLKDDRGNLTQHTIPTLDEAIAWAKGKCVLVLDTKDVSIAERLSAIEKQNAEGWVMIIAYTIASAKECYAANPDVMMEIGVTSKKKFDELDASGIPWSNVVAFVGHDSPVDTQLIAAIHDKGACCMAGTSRNLDRELLHATDQNRAQIEQQYRDLLKIGVDIIETDLPIAVMQIIQK